A stretch of Komagataella phaffii GS115 chromosome 2, complete sequence DNA encodes these proteins:
- a CDS encoding Pyruvate carboxylase isoform, cytoplasmic enzyme that converts pyruvate to oxaloacetate, translated as MAEEDYSPLYQLRRDSSLLGTMNKILVANRGEIPIRIFRTAHELSMNTVAIYSHEDRLSMHRLKADEAYVIGERGQYSPVQAYLAIDEIIKIAVKHNVNMIHPGYGFLSENSEFARKVEENGILWVGPSDTVIDAVGDKVSARNLAYAANVPTVPGTPGPIEDVAQATAFVEEYGYPVIIKAAFGGGGRGMRVVREGDDIEDAFLRASSEAKTAFGNGTVFIERFLDKPKHIEVQLLADNYGNVIHLFERDCSVQRRHQKVVEIAPAKTLPVEVRNAILNDAVKLAKTANYRNAGTAEFLVDSQYRHYFIEINPRIQVEHTITEEITGVDIVAAQIQIAAGASLEQLGLLQEKITTRGFAIQCRITTEDPTKNFQPDTGKIEVYRSSGGNGVRLDGGNGFAGAVISPHYDSMLVKCSTSGSNYEIARRKMIRALVEFRIRGVKTNIPFLLALLTHPVFMTSECWTTFIDDTPELFKMLTSQNRAQKLLAYLGDLAVNGSSIKGQLGLPKLHKEADIPAITDINGDVIDVSIPPPDGWRQFLLEKGPEQFAQQVRAFPGCMIMDTTWRDAHQSLLATRVRTIDLLNIAPATSYALHHAFALECWGGATFDVSMRFLHEDPWQRLRKLRKAVPNIPFSMLLRGANGVAYSSLPDNAIDHFVKQAKDTGVDVFRVFDALNDIEQLKVGVDAVKKAGGVVEATMCYSGDMLKPGKKYNLEYYINLATEIVEMGTHILAVKDMAGTLKPTAAKQLISALRRKFPSLPIHVHTHDSAGTGVASMVACARAGADVVDCAVNSMSGMTSQPSMSAFIASLDGEIETGIPEANAREIDAYWAEMRLLYSCFEADLKGPDPEVYQHEIPGGQLTNLLFQAQQVGLGEKWVETKKAYEAANRLLGDIVKVTPTSKVVGDLAQFMVSNKLSSEDVERLASELDFPDSVLDFFEGLMGTPYGGFPEPLRTNVISGKRRKLTSRPGLTLEPYNIPAIREDLEARFSKVTENDVASYNMYPKVYEAYKKQQELYGDLSVLPTRHFLSPPKIDEEIHVTIEQGKTLIIKCMAVGELSQSSGTREVYFELNGEMRKVTVEDKNAAVETITRPKADAHNPNEIGAPMAGVVVEVRVHENGEVKKGDPIAVLSAMKMEMVISSPVAGRIGQIAVKENDSVDASDLIAKIVKAE; from the coding sequence ATGGCCGAAGAAGACTACTCCCCGCTGTACCAGCTGAGACGTGACTCGTCTCTTCTGGGCACAATGAACAAGATTTTGGTTGCCAACAGAGGCGAAATTCCAATTCGTATCTTTAGAACAGCCCATGAGCTCTCAATGAACACGGTGGCCATCTATTCTCACGAGGATCGTTTGTCGATGCACAGATTGAAGGCTGACGAAGCTTATGTCATCGGTGAGCGTGGCCAATACTCTCCAGTCCAGGCTTATCTTGCAATTGACGAGATCATCAAGATTGCCGTGAAGCACAACGTTAACATGATTCACCCAGGTTACGGATTTTTGTCTGAAAATTCGGAGTTTGCTAGAAAAGTCGAGGAAAATGGTATCTTGTGGGTTGGACCGTCCGATACCGTCATCGACGCTGTTGGAGACAAAGTTTCGGCCAGAAACTTGGCCTACGCTGCCAATGTTCCAACCGTCCCTGGTACCCCGGGTCCAATTGAAGACGTTGCTCAGGCTACAGCTTTTGTTGAGGAATACGGTTACCCAGTTATCATCAAGGCCGCCTTTGGGGGTGGTGGAAGAGGTATGCGTGTGGTTCGTGAAGGAGATGACATAGAAGATGCTTTCCTTAGAGCTTCTAGTGAGGCTAAGACTGCGTTCGGTAACGGTACTGTTTTCATTGAACGTTTCTTGGACAAACCGAAGCACATTGAGGTCCAATTGTTGGCTGATAACTACGGTAATGTTATTCATTTGTTTGAGAGAGATTGttctgttcaaagaagacaCCAAAAGGTTGTCGAAATTGCCCCTGCAAAGACACTCCCAGTTGAGGTCCGCAATGCAATCTTGAATGACGCTGTCAAATTAGCCAAGACTGCCAATTATAGAAACGCTGGTACCGCTGAGTTTTTGGTGGACAGCCAGTACAGACACTACTTTATTGAGATTAACCCTCGTATTCAAGTTGAGCACACCATTACTGAGGAGATCACTGGTGTGGATATAGTAGCTGCCCAAATTCAAATTGCTGCTGGTGCTTCGTTAGAACAACTAGGCTTAttgcaagaaaaaatcacCACACGTGGGTTTGCTATTCAATGTCGTATCACCACTGAAGATCCTACGAAGAATTTCCAACCAGACACGGGAAAGATCGAAGTTTATAGATCTTCTGGTGGTAACGGTGTCAGACTTGACGGTGGTAACGGGTTTGCTGGTGCCGTCATCTCTCCCCATTATGATTCGATGTTGGTCAAGTGTTCCACTTCTGGCTCTAACTACGAGATTGCTCGTCGTAAGATGATCAGAGCTTTAGTTGAATTCAGAATTAGAGGTGTTAAGACCAACATTCCTTTCTTGTTGGCTTTACTGACTCACCCTGTTTTCATGACCTCCGAATGTTGGACTACATTTATTGATGATACCCCagaattgttcaaaatgttGACTTCTCAGAACAGAGCTCAGAAGCTGCTGGCTTACTTAGGTGATCTGGCTGTTAATGGTTCCTCAATCAAGGGACAATTGGGTCTGCCAAAACTACATAAGGAAGCTGATATCCCCGCAATCACTGACATAAATGGAGATGTCATTGATGTTTCTATTCCTCCTCCTGATGGATGGAGACAGTTTTTGTTGGAGAAAGGTCCTGAACAATTTGCTCAACAAGTACGTGCCTTCCCTGGTTGTATGATTATGGACACTACCTGGAGAGATGCTCACCAGTCTTTGCTCGCAACTCGTGTTAGAACTATTGACTTACTAAATATTGCTCCAGCTACTTCTTACGCCCTGCATCACGCTTTTGCACTGGAATGTTGGGGAGGTGCCACTTTTGATGTTTCCATGCGTTTCTTGCACGAGGACCCATGGCAAAGATTGCGCAAACTCCGTAAAGCTGTACCAAACATCCCATTCTCCATGTTATTGAGAGGTGCTAACGGTGTTGCCTACTCTTCTCTCCCAGATAACGCTATTGATCACTTTGTTAAGCAGGCCAAAGACACTGGTGTTGATGTCTTCCGTGTATTTGATGCTCTTAACGATATCGAGCAATTGAAGGTCGGAGTTGACGCTGTCAAGAAAGCTGGAGGTGTTGTTGAAGCCACCATGTGTTACTCCGGAGACATGTTGAAACCAGGTAAAAAGTATAACTTGGAATACTACATCAACCTGGCCACTGAGATTGTTGAGATGGGTACCCACATATTAGCTGTAAAAGACATGGCTGGTACGTTGAAACCTACTGCTGCCAAACAGTTAATCTCTGCTTTGAGGAGAAAGTTCCCCTCGTTGCCAATCCACGTTCATACCCATGACTCTGCCGGTACTGGTGTTGCCTCCATGGTGGCCTGTGCTAGAGCTGGTGCTGATGTTGTGGACTGTGCTGTTAACTCCATGTCTGGTATGACTTCTCAACCTTCAATGTCTGCTTTCATTGCGTCTTTAGATGGAGAAATTGAGACTGGTATCCCTGAAGCTAATGCTAGAGAGATTGATGCTTACTGGGCCGAGATGAGACTTTTGTACTCATGTTTCGAGGCTGATCTTAAGGGTCCTGACCCTGAAGTCTACCAGCATGAAATCCCAGGTGGTCAATTGACTAACTTACTCTTCCAAGCTCAGCAAGTTGGTCTGGGAGAAAAATGGGTTGAAACTAAGAAGGCATATGAGGCAGCTAACAGGTTACTCGGTGACATTGTAAAGGTTACGCCAACCTCTAAGGTCGTTGGTGACTTGGCTCAATTCATGGTATCTAATAAATTGTCATCCGAAGATGTCGAAAGATTGGCATCTGAGTTAGATTTCCCAGATTCTGttcttgacttttttgaaggcTTAATGGGTACTCCATATGGAGGTTTCCCTGAACCATTGAGAACAAATGTCATCTCAGGtaaaagaagaaagctaACTAGCAGACCTGGTTTGACTTTGGAGCCATACAACATTCCTGCCATTAGAGAGGATCTTGAGGCTCGTTTCAGTAAGGTTACTGAGAATGACGTTGCCTCTTACAACATGTACCCAAAGGTTTACGAAGCCTACAAGAAGCAACAAGAATTATATGGTGATCTGTCTGTGCTTCCAACCAGACATTTCTTATCTCCTCCtaaaattgatgaagagatACATGTTACCATTGAGCAAGGAAAAACTCTAATCATTAAGTGTATGGCTGTTGGTGAGCTATCTCAATCATCTGGTACCAGAGAAGTCTACTTTGAGTTGAACGGTGAGATGAGAAAGGTCACAGTTGAGGACAAGAATGCCGCTGTTGAAACTATCACTAGACCTAAGGCTGATGCTCACAACCCTAACGAGATTGGTGCTCCAATGGCTGGTGTCGTTGTCGAGGTTAGAGTGCACGAAAATGGCGAAGTCAAGAAGGGTGATCCAATTGCAGTTCTATCTGCTATGAAGATGGAGATGGTTATCTCCTCCCCTGTTGCTGGTCGTATTGGACAGATCGCAGTCAAGGAGAACGACTCTGTTGATGCAAGCGACCTGATCGCCAAAATCGTCAAGGCTGAGTAA
- a CDS encoding Component of the Rsp5p E3-ubiquitin ligase complex, whose protein sequence is MFTSSFSKVSKKSKNTFNASPPEKKQKKSESKDWSPKSPQGGHPEFSEEGTSSKESKTVQQFPSFDHLIDDLPSFEMHNSLLNRTFQATDSPSHDLPDDSSSTDGNQNRFSENPPVRPSLVTQGTATSLTRFQNSNQDSILNNLNSLAKVHAPLNVTIKLTTKHGDGKRSTLLEPMLKEFTTGDIVAGIVTARNTSSKPIKFDMFTVSLEGYAKVLTGSGSSNLKYYSHTFLNMFDLNASFHTCNSPESNTLKIDPSDGFYIGLPVDKVFRPNVTYKKSFTFKFPSVLLDHVCTHQHDAHFMLPPTFGLDRSSMDGRAEKIAINGNSGYGVLYEPGSPILTRDLSYANESVSYAIKARALSKKEDYEVQDGEFNRNILAESEHHLRFIPVNAYDNPANYELSTDVQFRMLKKSIDSNICKLEQHYQLIYFGIEPNDVDYNFSRMYFNEKNSEKKLNPYSYQNNISLQYDVENLDCSERKKLPDAKQFQSRKVYEEEAFELKKQSVISIPISNKRSQNGFMRMRAKIPSTGLTYIRPRFCTPSVEQSKKTGLNLQVIELELEYVPPMNCHTMNASKMIKPPQQDVEIKDILLETITYRSIEPVPVTFANFNFTKEDELAEHKKDFLTFQKRLDKLPKKFVHANMPKQTLRDIKAMVDLRYHTNNIKVLKIKSQVQEKWRPIEILEEDKPSPKSTPTSPLYEKSTSYFPPAETYFESRANSFSSQSGEKNRSKIKWSKKIVIEIDFNYQQDFKNLVLVPTFSTCLLGRLYGIVINVDLHSYGVKSLNVPIKVYNMGV, encoded by the coding sequence aTGTTTACCTCTTCgttttccaaagtctcaaaaaaatcaaagaatacCTTCAATGCCAGCCCACCTGagaaaaagcaaaaaaaatctgaatCGAAGGATTGGAGTCCCAAGAGTCCACAAGGTGGACATCCCGAGTTTTCCGAAGAGGGCACCAGCTCCAAGGAGTCCAAAACTGTCCAACAGTTTCCTTCCTTCGATCACTTGATTGACGATTTACCATCGTTTGAAATGCATAATAGCTTGCTGAATAGAACTTTTCAAGCCACTGATTCCCCAAGCCATGATCTTCCTGACGACTCCTCCTCAACGGATGGCAACCAAAATCGTTTTTCCGAAAATCCTCCTGTTCGCCCTTCTTTGGTAACTCAGGGAACCGCAACCTCATTGACTCGTTTTCAGAACTCCAACCAGGACTCCATACTGAATAATTTGAACAGCTTGGCTAAAGTGCATGCGCCATTGAACGTCACAATCAAGCTTACCACAAAACATGGAGACGGAAAGAGGTCAACTCTGCTAGAGCCAATGCTGAAAGAATTTACCACTGGGGACATTGTCGCTGGTATCGTCACTGCCAGGAATACTAGTTCCAAACCCATCAAGTTTGACATGTTCACAGTTTCCCTGGAAGGATACGCTAAAGTTCTTACAGGATCAGGCTCGTCTAATCTCAAGTATTACTCTCATACATTTCTCAACATGTTTGACCTCAACGCATCGTTCCATACGTGTAACTCGCCTGAGTCCAACACTTTGAAGATCGATCCCAGTGATGGATTCTACATTGGACTTCCAGTGGACAAAGTTTTCCGGCCCAACGTGACGTACAAAAAATCATTcactttcaagtttccttCTGTGTTATTGGATCACGTTTGCACGCACCAGCATGATGCTCATTTTATGTTACCACCCACTTTTGGGCTGGACAGGAGCAGCATGGATGGGAGAGCCGAAAAAATTGCTATAAACGGCAATTCTGGCTATGGAGTTTTATATGAACCAGGTTCCCCTATTCTAACTAGAGATCTTAGTTATGCTAATGAGTCCGTTTCCTATGCAATCAAGGCGAGAGCCTTGAGTAAAAAAGAAGACTATGAAGTGCAGGACGGAGAGTTCAACAGAAATATTTTGGCTGAAAGTGAACACCATCTAAGGTTTATTCCGGTTAATGCGTACGACAACCCTGCGAATTATGAGCTTTCTACTGATGTCCAGTTTagaatgttgaaaaagtctATTGATTCCAACATTTGCAAGTTAGAGCAACACTACCAACTTATTTACTTTGGTATCGAACCCAATGATGTGGATTATAACTTTTCCAGGATGTACTTTAACgaaaaaaattcagaaaAAAAGCTTAACCCGTATAGTTATCAGAATAACATCAGCTTGCAATATGATGTCGAGAATTTGGACTGCTCCGAAAGGAAAAAGTTGCCCGATGCCAAGCAGTTTCAAAGTAGAAAGGTTTACGAAGAAGAGGCATTCGAACTAAAGAAACAATCAGTGATCAGCATCCCTATTTCAAATAAACGGTCTCAAAACGGTTTTATGCGAATGCGAGCCAAAATTCCTAGTACAGGACTAACGTACATTAGACCAAGATTCTGTACTCCTTCGGTGGAACAGAGTAAGAAGACTGGGCTAAACTTACAGGTAATAGAACTGGAATTGGAATATGTCCCACCCATGAATTGCCATACAATGAATGCATCCAAGATGATTAAACCTCCTCAACAGGATGTCGAGATCAAAGATATTCTACTTGAAACTATAACCTATAGGTCGATCGAGCCAGTGCCAGTTACCTTTGCGAATTTTAACTTCACCAAAGAGGATGAGCTGGCTGAACAcaagaaagattttcttACATTCCAAAAGCGTTTGGATAAGCTCCCTAAAAAATTCGTCCATGCTAACATGCCAAAACAGACTCTTAGAGACATCAAAGCTATGGTTGACCTGAGATATCATACTAACAACATCAAGGTTCtgaaaatcaaatctcAAGTACAAGAAAAATGGCGCCCGATAGAGatattggaagaagacaaaCCGTCTCCTAAGAGTACCCCAACCAGTCCTCTTTACGAGAAATCCACCAGTTATTTCCCTCCTGCGGAAACATACTTTGAAAGTCGAGCTAACAGCTTTAGTTCTCAAAGCGGAGAGAAAAATAGGTCCAAGATTAAGTGGAGCAAAAAAATTGTAATTGAGATTGATTTTAATTATCaacaagatttcaagaacctTGTCTTAGTGCCTACCTTCAGTACATGTTTGCTTGGACGACTGTATGGAATAGTCATCAATGTTGATCTCCATAGTTATGGGGTAAAGTCGCTAAACGTCCCGATAAAGGTGTACAATATGGGTGTTTAG
- a CDS encoding Ubiquitin-binding component of the Rsp5p E3-ubiquitin ligase complex, functional homolog of Bul2p, which produces MRNELPPYRSENRVQIQDKHDDDIYDILPSFEMHNYYLNRTFKDVELETTRLSGIFQPPSYCDHSTTTSSTESSSSTLYSTPSLLEVRRSGILNNVNKLPKLEKSPLILQIHVTKDFPKLGKTSIPESALKEYTSNDLITGYITVRNTSSKPVDFQMFTLSLEGTSKIIQLDGPSSGLRFFSKNFLKMFDLSVSNNNIPNQDLKPGAVDPVDGTYYGLPEGNVLQPNVTYKKFFVFKLPTQCLNDKCQHFGCHQQHLMLPPTMGVDITSFDKKAQSIKINSNLGYGRLVGELGTPIKTKDFTSDYESITYMLKARFIGEYGNELARLSEREYHIRFIPYGFCQPYNTSLREINPEVQLSQLYETSFNQLAALRQESDLRNNFGVEASTTLGQLYLQDDDEEAKLKQQNLIETASSSEKQVLQDKTEKANQLVSFPISNPNKDTNYEVTNLFLLKQNKHTKLQRVLKGSKHKDSARNEFGSITIIANVPTEGLPYIAPKLLKSSSAKQGLLNPMNKANINLLESSLDDLEKSDLSVIDMNLEYEPTSETGLPNIDIANIMLQAITTKTSTSAPITFGNSSKLFNGYFKDPETNQEINKFDFYVLKFKKLQRQIQKMSETDLALFDRQTASDIASIASMQYRKNYIPNVVQIQSMINGKWTKQADSNKYKKNIKILIKLNDTNKNNYTVIPTFEDCLISRLYNLKLDLSFKENTASKDGFEMSRSLYIPIRVRKFDFNE; this is translated from the coding sequence ATGCGCAACGAACTGCCACCGTATAGATCCGAAAACAGGGTTCAAATCCAGGACAAACATGATGATGATATCTATGACATATTGCCTTCATTCGAAATGCACAATTACTACCTTAACAGGACATTCAAGGATGTAGAATTGGAAACCACAAGACTTTCGGGTATATTTCAACCCCCTAGCTATTGCGATCATTCTACTACCACTAGCTCAACTGAGTCTAGTTCGTCTACGTTGTATTCCACTCCAAGTTTGCTGGAAGTCCGAAGATCAGGTATCTTGAATAACGTCAATAAGTTGCCCAAATTAGAAAAATCTCCTTTAATTCTACAAATTCATGTTACGAAAGATTTCCCCAAGTTAGGAAAGACTTCAATTCCAGAATCAGCTCTAAAGGAGTACACATCTAACGATCTTATCACTGGATATATCACTGTTCGTAATACCAGCTCTAAACCCGTTGATTTTCAAATGTTCACACTGTCCTTGGAAGGAACCTCAAAAATTATTCAACTTGATGGCCCTTCTAGCGGTTTACGctttttctccaagaatttCCTTAAAATGTTTGATTTATCtgtttccaacaacaataTACCGAACCAGGATCTCAAACCCGGTGCCGTTGACCCTGTAGATGGTACCTACTATGGTCTTCCTGAGGGCAACGTTCTACAACCCAATGTTACTTATAAGAAGTTTTTCGTCTTTAAGCTGCCAACTCAATGTCTTAATGACAAATGTCAGCATTTCGGTTGCCACCAGCAACATTTGATGCTTCCCCCAACTATGGGTGTAGACATTACCAGCTTCGATAAGAAGGCTCAAAGCATCAAAATTAATTCAAACTTGGGTTATGGTCGATTAGTTGGTGAGCTGGGGACCCCCATTAAGACTAAGGATTTTACCTCTGATTATGAATCTATTACTTATATGTTGAAGGCCCGATTTATCGGCGAATATGGCAACGAGCTGGCCCGTTTGTCTGAAAGAGAATACCACATCCGTTTTATTCCATATGGTTTCTGTCAACCTTATAATACCTCTTTGAGAGAAATAAACCCAGAGGTGCAGTTGTCTCAACTATACGAAACTTCTTTCAACCAATTAGCCGCACTAAGGCAAGAATCCGACCTCAGAAACAATTTTGGTGTTGAAGCTTCTACCACTCTGGGTCAGCTATACCTTcaagacgatgatgaagaggcAAAATTGAAGCAACAGAATCTAATAGAAAcggcttcttcttccgaaAAGCAAGTTTTGCAAGACAAGACGGAAAAGGCTAACCAGCTGGTGAGCTTCCCCATCTCCAATCCGAACAAGGATACTAACTACGAGGTCACAAACCTATTTCTGTTGAAGCAAAACAAACATACCAAGCTGCAGAGAGTTTTGAAAGGCTCTAAGCATAAGGACAGTGCCAGAAACGAGTTTGGAAGCATCACCATCATTGCCAATGTCCCTACCGAAGGTTTGCCATATATTGCACccaagttgttgaaatcttcttccgCCAAGCAAGGTCTTTTGAACCCAATGAATAAGGCTAACATCAACCTGCTAGAGAGCTCTCTAGACGACCTGGAAAAGTCTGATCTGAGTGTCATTGATATGAACTTGGAGTATGAACCGACTTCAGAGACCGGTTTACCAAATATTGATATAGCAAACATAATGTTGCAAGCCATAACAACCAAGACTTCCACATCTGCTCCCATAACTTTCGGAAATTCATCCAAGCTTTTCAATGGCTACTTCAAGGACCCTGAAACAAACCAAGAAATCAACAAGTTTGACTTCTATGTgctcaaattcaagaagttgCAGAGGCAAATCCAAAAGATGAGCGAGACGGATCTGGCTCTATTTGATCGTCAAACTGCTTCGGATATTGCCAGTATCGCCAGTATGCAATATCGTAAGAACTACATTCCAAACGTGGTTCAGATACAGTCAATGATCAATGGAAAATGGACTAAGCAAGCTGATTCCAACAAATACAAAAAGAATATTAAAATCCTAATCAAACTTAACGATACTAACAAAAATAACTACACAGTGATTCCCACTTTCGAAGATTGTTTGATATCGAGGCTATACAACTTGAAGCTGGATCtctcattcaaagagaacacTGCATCAAAGGACGGCTTTGAGATGAGCCGCAGTTTGTATATCCCTATCAGAGTGAGAAAGTTCGACTTCAACGAGTAG